AATACAAAAATTACGGATTTATTTGGTTTGAAATATCCTATATTTCAAGGTGGAATGGCATGGGTTGCAACGGCTGAGTTAGCTGCTGCAGTTTCAAATGCCGGCGGTCTTGGTATTA
The nucleotide sequence above comes from Thermoanaerobacterium sp. CMT5567-10. Encoded proteins:
- a CDS encoding nitronate monooxygenase, which codes for MLNTKITDLFGLKYPIFQGGMAWVATAELAAAVSNAGGLGIIGAGNAPASFVREQIQKARTLTDKP